From a region of the Enterobacter cancerogenus genome:
- a CDS encoding WYL domain-containing protein — MVQVERRHDRLAVRLSLIISRLVAGETLDLRALATEFGVSVRTLRRDFRERLMYLDLEYRKGRCRLLSGSRQRELAVMKFARQSGVEALFPDMDNHLVSSLLSGSGESPCLIWQGTAQVSSPESGVFTRLVSAVSEHRKVTLLGNGYRCAGLAPYRLVLRDGEWYLTGEHQTRIAVFPLTDIRAVTLHNGSFAPDIAMRDILSHPDLLQALPHFRFFHSLLVATDGGLIPQKE, encoded by the coding sequence ATGGTTCAGGTTGAACGTCGTCATGACCGGCTTGCCGTCCGACTATCGTTAATTATCAGCCGCCTGGTAGCTGGAGAAACACTGGATTTACGAGCGCTGGCAACTGAATTTGGTGTGTCGGTTCGAACTCTACGCCGGGACTTTCGGGAACGTCTGATGTACCTGGATCTGGAGTATCGCAAAGGCCGATGCCGCTTGCTATCCGGTAGCCGCCAGAGAGAGTTAGCGGTGATGAAATTTGCCCGTCAGTCAGGCGTTGAAGCTCTGTTTCCTGATATGGATAACCATCTGGTCAGTTCACTGTTGAGCGGATCAGGAGAGTCTCCTTGCCTTATCTGGCAGGGAACAGCCCAGGTTTCATCCCCAGAATCAGGCGTATTCACTCGGTTGGTGAGCGCGGTATCAGAACATCGAAAGGTGACGCTGCTCGGTAACGGTTACCGCTGTGCAGGCCTCGCTCCCTATCGGCTGGTTCTGCGTGACGGCGAGTGGTATCTGACAGGCGAGCATCAGACCCGGATAGCAGTATTTCCCTTGACGGATATTCGTGCAGTCACGCTCCACAACGGCAGCTTCGCTCCTGATATAGCGATGCGCGATATCCTCTCTCACCCGGATCTTCTTCAGGCTTTACCCCACTTTCGCTTTTTCCATTCATTGCTTGTCGCAACTGACGGCGGGCTTATACCTCAGAAGGAATAA
- a CDS encoding DUF4942 domain-containing protein, which translates to MQTEPDVLTEHNELILSTSIERVVTGRDTALKRIEQLIQQLDAISRLTSEIGGGTAQDWAMKSGHRYDSWLTEKADKAMPAVTRNIDRSIWRDLMLKSGMMALMDAQARDQWHKNLEEGDLPAISEANILSTFEQLHLNKMDVFERGIINVFKGLSWDYKTNSPCCFGKKIIINNLVTHNRWGFSLNWGWRRDQLADLERMLFLLDGKPIPDNRGDISTRLMEHIRDNPAKNVYEDELFSIRYYQKGTAHLTFKRLELIKRMNDIIAKHYPGMLAAR; encoded by the coding sequence ATGCAAACAGAACCCGACGTGTTGACGGAACACAATGAACTCATTCTTTCGACCAGTATCGAGCGTGTTGTCACGGGCCGCGATACCGCACTAAAACGGATCGAACAACTCATTCAGCAGCTTGATGCCATTTCACGGCTGACCTCAGAAATTGGCGGTGGTACAGCGCAAGACTGGGCGATGAAGTCCGGGCACCGCTACGATAGCTGGCTGACTGAAAAGGCTGATAAAGCAATGCCTGCCGTCACCCGCAATATAGATCGCAGTATCTGGCGCGATTTGATGCTGAAGTCTGGCATGATGGCCTTGATGGATGCTCAGGCTCGCGACCAGTGGCATAAGAATCTGGAGGAGGGCGATCTTCCTGCGATCAGTGAGGCGAATATCCTCAGTACTTTTGAGCAGTTACATTTGAACAAAATGGATGTCTTTGAGCGCGGGATCATCAACGTGTTCAAAGGTCTGTCATGGGATTACAAAACCAATAGTCCCTGCTGCTTCGGTAAGAAGATCATCATTAACAATCTGGTGACGCATAACCGCTGGGGCTTTAGCCTTAACTGGGGTTGGCGACGGGATCAACTGGCGGATCTGGAGAGAATGCTGTTTCTGCTGGATGGCAAACCCATCCCTGACAACCGGGGTGATATCTCTACCCGATTGATGGAGCATATTCGTGATAATCCGGCTAAGAATGTTTACGAAGATGAGTTATTCAGCATTCGTTACTATCAAAAAGGTACGGCGCACTTGACCTTCAAGCGTCTGGAGTTGATTAAACGTATGAACGATATCATAGCTAAACACTATCCGGGAATGCTGGCTGCGAGGTAA
- a CDS encoding DUF6088 family protein, with protein MTIKARIQSRLKRSKRYVFTRDDFKDLAGYDQIGRALRELMKEGQLLKVGYGVYTKARQNAITGKLMPAAPGGSAAVMIEALERLKVDYRLAGATSAYNSGKSTQIPALVEIKTSPRFKRTLSVGNSKLNG; from the coding sequence ATGACCATAAAAGCTCGAATTCAGTCACGGCTGAAGCGCTCAAAGCGTTATGTTTTCACTCGTGACGATTTCAAAGATCTTGCTGGCTACGATCAAATAGGCAGAGCACTGCGTGAGCTGATGAAGGAAGGGCAGCTACTGAAAGTAGGCTATGGCGTCTACACCAAAGCGCGGCAAAATGCGATTACCGGTAAGCTGATGCCTGCTGCTCCCGGAGGTTCTGCTGCGGTAATGATTGAGGCGTTGGAACGTCTGAAAGTGGATTACCGTCTGGCAGGCGCAACAAGCGCCTATAATAGCGGTAAATCCACCCAGATCCCTGCGTTAGTGGAAATCAAAACCTCACCACGTTTTAAGAGAACATTGTCAGTAGGGAACAGCAAATTAAATGGCTGA
- a CDS encoding GTPase family protein translates to MKKSEVLMAIEKPLASLPHAIGRHILDHVQKLTHYEPVIGIMGKTGAGKSSLCNALFQGEVTPISDVHACTRDVLRLRLSSGDHSLILIDLPGVGESEQRDKEYESLYRNILPELDLILWVIKADDRAFSVDERFYRRVMTGYQQLFLFVVNQADKIEPCNEWFVTSNAPSPHQLVNIEARLASIRQLFSPHHPVCAVSARTEWNLPSMIETMMCCLPDRATSPLATQLHGRLCSEPVKKQAREGFGNAVGEVFDSAEAASFIPAPLKAVIRTVRDAVVSAARAVWDWIFF, encoded by the coding sequence ATGAAAAAATCAGAAGTGCTAATGGCCATTGAAAAGCCACTAGCGTCACTCCCCCATGCCATTGGCAGACATATTCTTGACCATGTTCAAAAACTCACTCACTACGAACCAGTCATCGGGATCATGGGCAAAACAGGCGCGGGAAAATCATCTCTCTGTAATGCGCTTTTCCAGGGTGAGGTTACGCCCATCAGTGATGTCCACGCCTGCACCCGTGACGTACTGCGATTGCGTCTGAGCAGTGGTGACCATAGCCTGATACTAATAGACCTACCCGGAGTAGGCGAGAGCGAGCAACGGGATAAAGAATATGAATCTCTATATCGCAATATTCTCCCTGAGTTGGATCTCATCCTGTGGGTTATCAAAGCCGATGATCGAGCCTTCTCTGTGGATGAACGCTTCTACCGGCGAGTGATGACTGGCTACCAGCAACTGTTTCTGTTTGTCGTTAACCAGGCTGACAAAATCGAGCCATGCAATGAATGGTTTGTCACCAGCAATGCACCATCCCCGCATCAGTTGGTGAATATCGAGGCCAGACTGGCGTCTATTCGCCAGTTATTCTCACCACACCATCCGGTGTGCGCTGTCTCAGCGAGAACAGAATGGAATCTCCCATCAATGATAGAAACGATGATGTGCTGCCTGCCAGACCGAGCCACCAGCCCATTGGCGACACAACTGCATGGGAGGTTATGCAGTGAGCCGGTAAAAAAGCAGGCTCGTGAGGGCTTTGGTAATGCGGTCGGGGAGGTATTTGATTCTGCGGAAGCGGCATCATTTATTCCCGCGCCACTGAAAGCAGTTATTCGCACTGTCCGCGATGCCGTAGTATCCGCTGCTCGCGCCGTTTGGGACTGGATTTTCTTCTGA
- a CDS encoding IrmA family protein, with protein MLCHPSSAYADEQRYISIRNTDTVWTPGNICVYQFRLDNGGSGVGFGQLSVSLGLKDKAGNTLATGTMDVAPFGDSDATRSQEAFLEHECVENVSAVEIMKATEERNGHQARLPLSVFDPQYYQPLSVSVAMNKAS; from the coding sequence ATGCTGTGCCATCCGTCATCCGCTTACGCAGATGAACAACGCTATATCAGTATCCGCAACACCGATACCGTGTGGACTCCCGGTAATATCTGTGTGTATCAGTTCCGTCTGGATAATGGTGGAAGCGGTGTGGGGTTTGGCCAGCTGTCTGTTTCGCTGGGGCTGAAAGACAAGGCGGGCAACACGCTGGCGACGGGAACAATGGACGTTGCCCCCTTTGGCGACAGTGATGCTACTCGTTCTCAGGAAGCTTTTCTTGAACATGAATGTGTCGAAAACGTCAGCGCTGTTGAAATCATGAAGGCGACCGAAGAGCGCAACGGCCATCAGGCTAGGCTGCCACTGTCCGTTTTCGATCCACAGTATTATCAGCCACTGTCAGTATCGGTTGCTATGAATAAGGCATCATAA
- a CDS encoding helix-turn-helix transcriptional regulator — MNTHLSLLEDQFVNMAYITSLTGLTDKWFYKLIKDDVFPKPIKMGRSSRWLKSEVEAWLQERINQSRK, encoded by the coding sequence ATGAACACCCATCTTTCTCTTTTAGAAGACCAGTTTGTCAATATGGCATATATCACCAGTCTGACTGGTTTAACAGACAAGTGGTTCTATAAGCTAATTAAAGATGATGTTTTCCCAAAACCAATAAAAATGGGTCGTAGCTCCCGCTGGCTAAAAAGCGAAGTTGAAGCCTGGCTCCAAGAACGTATTAACCAATCCCGTAAATAA
- the radC gene encoding RadC family protein, translated as MPVFNLSPVFPANEQRVIRRALRLLEKYQRQPSESFTSTSFTKTWLQLQMAHQEREVFIVMYLDNQHSLLGCETLFTGTLSHTEVHPREVVKLALKHNAAAVILAHNHPSGTTEVSQQDKHITQRIVKALALVEVRVLDHLVVGNEVVSFAEQGLL; from the coding sequence ATGCCTGTATTCAATTTGTCCCCTGTATTTCCTGCAAACGAGCAACGCGTCATTCGTCGGGCATTACGCCTGCTGGAGAAATATCAGCGTCAACCGAGTGAGTCATTTACCTCCACCAGCTTCACTAAGACCTGGCTGCAATTACAGATGGCTCATCAGGAGCGTGAAGTTTTTATCGTGATGTATCTCGACAATCAGCACAGCCTGCTGGGATGCGAAACACTGTTTACCGGCACACTTAGCCATACCGAAGTGCATCCCCGCGAAGTGGTTAAATTGGCTCTGAAACACAATGCCGCTGCGGTAATTCTGGCGCATAACCATCCGTCAGGTACGACAGAAGTCAGTCAGCAGGACAAACACATCACTCAGCGGATAGTGAAAGCGTTAGCACTGGTAGAAGTGCGAGTGCTGGATCATTTGGTTGTTGGGAATGAAGTCGTTTCTTTTGCTGAGCAGGGTTTGCTTTAA
- a CDS encoding DUF932 domain-containing protein translates to MIRLASRFGAVNVVRRDRPLTHDELAHYVPSVFGEEKHESRSDRYTYIPTITLLDNLQREGFQPFFACQTRVRDQSKREHTKHMLRLRREGQITGKQVPEIILLNSHDGSSSYQMLPGLFRSVCQNGLICGESFGEVRVPHKGNVVEKVIEGAYEVLGIFDRVEEKRDAMQSLMLTPPAQQAMAKAALTYRFGEEHQPVTDSQILSPRRWQDESNDLWTTYQRIQENLIKGGLSGRTTKGKRAHTRAVKGIDGDVKLNRALWVMAENMLQLAS, encoded by the coding sequence ATGATCCGATTAGCCAGCCGCTTTGGTGCGGTTAATGTTGTACGCCGCGACCGCCCATTAACTCACGACGAACTGGCACATTACGTGCCCAGCGTCTTTGGTGAAGAAAAGCATGAGTCCCGCAGCGACCGATACACTTATATCCCGACAATAACCCTGCTCGATAATCTGCAACGTGAAGGTTTCCAGCCTTTCTTTGCCTGCCAGACCCGAGTGCGCGACCAAAGCAAGCGCGAACACACCAAACACATGCTGCGTCTTCGTCGTGAGGGCCAAATCACTGGCAAGCAAGTTCCGGAAATTATTCTGCTCAACAGCCACGATGGTTCGAGCAGTTATCAGATGCTGCCGGGATTATTTCGTTCAGTCTGCCAGAATGGACTAATTTGCGGTGAGAGTTTTGGTGAGGTTCGTGTACCTCATAAAGGCAACGTGGTGGAGAAAGTCATTGAAGGGGCTTACGAAGTGCTGGGAATATTTGACCGTGTAGAAGAGAAACGCGATGCCATGCAGTCGCTAATGTTAACTCCGCCAGCACAGCAGGCGATGGCGAAAGCGGCATTAACCTATCGCTTTGGTGAAGAGCATCAGCCGGTGACGGATTCGCAAATCCTATCCCCGCGCCGCTGGCAGGATGAAAGTAACGACCTGTGGACCACTTATCAGCGCATTCAGGAAAATCTGATTAAAGGCGGTCTGTCTGGACGAACCACCAAAGGCAAACGTGCCCATACTCGTGCTGTAAAAGGCATCGACGGCGATGTGAAGCTTAACCGCGCCCTTTGGGTTATGGCCGAGAATATGCTGCAGCTTGCCTCATGA
- a CDS encoding nucleotidyl transferase AbiEii/AbiGii toxin family protein, translating into MADLIKLFPDVADALGIESVAIVEKDYYIVELLRLLQPLAFDTHQLVFAGGTALSKAGISLNRMSEDVDIKLVPVAGISQQYSRGKRKSIRKGIIQTIIETIAASDTFRMDEEYPKVTRDEYRYNEIPVRYPQEYAQIPCLRPFIKLELMETDLLEAAENRAISSLVMDLTKKGEVVRAFPCATIGSTQAEKLISMMRRTAASVRNVERAVDESLVRHIYDNFCIVREKGADVPVLKRFVQECIEQDIQRYGAQYPEFCESPVEELKMGLEELASNPVYKERYLQFVTPMVFGESHVSWEEAYACFRITALDVIDA; encoded by the coding sequence ATGGCTGATTTAATAAAGTTATTCCCTGATGTTGCCGATGCCCTGGGCATTGAATCAGTTGCAATTGTAGAGAAAGATTATTACATCGTTGAGTTATTGCGATTGCTCCAGCCTCTGGCGTTTGACACGCATCAACTGGTTTTTGCCGGTGGAACGGCATTGTCAAAAGCGGGGATATCTTTGAACAGGATGTCGGAGGACGTGGACATTAAGCTTGTTCCTGTCGCCGGTATTTCCCAGCAATATTCCAGAGGTAAGCGTAAAAGCATTCGTAAGGGTATTATTCAGACCATTATCGAAACGATTGCAGCCTCAGATACGTTTCGCATGGATGAAGAGTATCCAAAGGTTACTCGTGATGAATATCGCTATAATGAAATTCCGGTACGCTACCCGCAGGAATATGCACAAATTCCCTGTTTAAGGCCATTTATCAAACTGGAACTGATGGAAACGGATTTGCTTGAGGCTGCGGAAAATCGTGCTATTAGCTCACTGGTAATGGATCTAACAAAGAAGGGCGAAGTAGTGAGGGCTTTTCCCTGCGCAACTATCGGTAGCACGCAGGCTGAAAAACTGATCTCGATGATGCGCAGAACGGCTGCAAGCGTGCGTAATGTGGAGCGTGCAGTGGATGAGTCACTGGTGCGTCATATCTACGACAACTTTTGTATTGTCAGAGAAAAAGGTGCTGACGTTCCTGTTTTGAAGCGCTTTGTGCAGGAATGTATTGAGCAGGATATCCAACGTTACGGTGCTCAGTATCCTGAATTCTGCGAGTCGCCTGTTGAAGAACTAAAAATGGGGTTGGAAGAACTGGCGAGCAACCCTGTTTATAAGGAACGCTATCTGCAGTTTGTTACACCAATGGTGTTCGGTGAAAGCCACGTTTCCTGGGAAGAGGCCTATGCCTGTTTTCGCATAACGGCATTGGATGTGATTGATGCATAG
- a CDS encoding YagK/YfjJ domain-containing protein yields MNIERSWTSDWFLESVLNWHTDSMINRYACLRAIRIDLFYKNGTPRYAQPGHHQLELDIQLLMKNMMSLRAVVGYFWVIEWTEDHRYHAHAVFWLDGNRTQITYPWAAKAGELWSNITDREGWHHRCEYKEHYRANINVPVHYNDPGSITNIRQVLAYMTKIQQKEGLLLHGCNEVPERPLTGRPRLPLQLN; encoded by the coding sequence ATGAATATTGAACGATCCTGGACATCAGACTGGTTTCTGGAGTCTGTCTTGAACTGGCATACGGATAGTATGATCAACCGGTATGCTTGCCTGCGGGCTATTCGAATAGACCTGTTCTACAAAAATGGAACGCCTAGATATGCACAACCGGGACATCACCAACTGGAACTGGATATTCAATTATTAATGAAAAACATGATGAGTCTGCGAGCCGTAGTAGGTTATTTCTGGGTCATAGAGTGGACTGAGGATCACCGCTACCACGCCCACGCAGTTTTCTGGTTAGATGGTAATAGGACCCAGATAACCTATCCATGGGCTGCGAAAGCGGGCGAGCTATGGAGCAACATTACAGATAGGGAAGGCTGGCATCACCGTTGCGAATACAAGGAACACTATCGAGCAAATATCAATGTCCCTGTTCACTACAACGATCCTGGAAGTATTACCAACATACGGCAGGTACTCGCCTATATGACAAAAATCCAGCAGAAGGAGGGGTTGCTACTCCACGGCTGCAATGAAGTACCTGAGCGTCCACTGACAGGTCGTCCACGACTTCCCCTGCAACTTAACTGA
- a CDS encoding TA system toxin CbtA family protein, which translates to MHISTVPAKVPVSSRPSPVQVWQQLLTYLLDHHYGLTLNDTPFHDDAAIEEHIDAGITLADAVNFLVERYELVRIDRQGFSWQEQTPFLTATDILRARRATGLINT; encoded by the coding sequence ATGCACATTTCAACTGTACCGGCCAAGGTGCCGGTTTCGTCACGTCCGTCGCCCGTGCAGGTCTGGCAGCAACTTTTAACGTATCTGCTGGATCACCATTACGGCCTGACGCTTAACGACACACCATTCCATGACGACGCGGCCATCGAGGAGCATATCGATGCAGGAATCACGCTCGCCGATGCTGTTAATTTTCTGGTAGAACGTTATGAACTGGTACGCATCGACCGCCAAGGGTTTAGCTGGCAGGAACAGACTCCGTTCCTGACCGCGACTGATATTCTCCGAGCCAGGCGAGCTACCGGATTAATAAATACTTAA
- a CDS encoding type IV toxin-antitoxin system YeeU family antitoxin encodes MSITPPHEWGLQSDITPRFGARLVQEGNRLYYLADRAGLTGSFSPMHLQKLDLAFPLFVEQLEDMLRAGELNPHQQRQVKIQLASLTCIADPRGSCGYVYISIYPTP; translated from the coding sequence ATGTCAATCACACCACCTCATGAATGGGGTCTACAAAGCGATATCACCCCACGATTTGGCGCGAGATTAGTTCAGGAAGGCAACCGGCTGTATTACCTGGCTGACAGGGCTGGATTGACGGGGAGTTTTAGCCCCATGCACCTGCAGAAATTAGATCTGGCTTTCCCGCTGTTTGTAGAACAACTGGAAGATATGCTGCGTGCTGGCGAACTAAATCCTCATCAGCAACGTCAGGTGAAAATTCAACTTGCGAGTTTAACCTGTATAGCTGATCCCCGTGGTAGCTGCGGTTACGTTTACATCTCTATTTATCCCACACCGTAA